Proteins encoded within one genomic window of Halodesulfurarchaeum formicicum:
- a CDS encoding tRNA (N(6)-L-threonylcarbamoyladenosine(37)-C(2))-methylthiotransferase, with protein MARYYIETYGCTANRGESRHIERRLRDGGHRPVESPEAADVVILNTCTVIETTENNMLRRAAELDSGTDLIVTGCMALAQETAFEEAGVDAQVLGWDEVPQAVGNGECPTVTPDTEPILDGVIGILPLARGCMSDCSYCITKAATGRIDSPPVERNLDRARELLDAGAREIRITGQDTGVYGLDQGERWLPELLRGLCDLDGDFRVRIGMANPWGIYPIREEIATLLAECPKLYNFLHLPVQSGSDSVLDAMRRQHSVAEFREIVNTLDRTLDEWTLATDFVVGFPTETEADHQESVHLLETVEPETINVTRFSKRPGTDAADMKGLGGTVKKERSKDLSARKAEIVGAVHEDLLGTRREVMAVEPGTGDSIQAYDDAYHRIVVPGELTGDRSLGERFEVTITDHNTFYAFGEPV; from the coding sequence ATGGCCCGGTACTACATCGAGACCTACGGGTGTACGGCCAACCGGGGCGAGAGCCGCCACATCGAGCGGCGGCTCCGTGACGGCGGGCACCGGCCGGTCGAGTCACCCGAGGCCGCCGATGTGGTGATCCTCAACACCTGTACCGTGATCGAGACCACGGAGAACAACATGCTCCGCCGGGCCGCCGAACTCGATTCTGGAACGGATCTCATCGTCACGGGCTGTATGGCACTGGCCCAGGAGACGGCCTTCGAAGAGGCCGGCGTGGACGCCCAGGTGCTGGGCTGGGACGAGGTACCCCAGGCCGTCGGCAACGGGGAGTGTCCGACTGTCACGCCCGACACTGAACCGATTCTGGATGGCGTGATCGGCATTCTGCCCCTCGCTCGTGGCTGCATGAGCGACTGTTCGTACTGCATCACCAAGGCCGCGACCGGGCGCATCGACTCGCCGCCGGTCGAGCGGAACCTCGACCGGGCCCGCGAACTGCTCGACGCGGGGGCCCGCGAGATCCGGATCACCGGCCAGGACACGGGCGTCTACGGCCTCGATCAGGGCGAGCGATGGCTCCCGGAGTTGCTCCGGGGGCTCTGTGATCTCGACGGGGACTTCCGGGTCCGGATCGGGATGGCAAACCCCTGGGGGATCTACCCGATCCGGGAGGAGATCGCCACCCTCCTCGCGGAGTGCCCCAAACTCTACAACTTCCTCCACCTGCCGGTCCAGTCGGGCTCTGATTCCGTCCTCGACGCAATGCGTCGTCAGCACTCAGTCGCGGAGTTCCGCGAGATCGTCAACACCCTCGATCGGACTCTCGATGAGTGGACGCTGGCGACGGATTTCGTCGTCGGCTTTCCCACGGAGACCGAGGCCGACCACCAAGAGAGCGTGCATCTCCTGGAAACTGTCGAACCCGAGACCATCAACGTCACCCGCTTCTCGAAGCGCCCGGGGACCGACGCGGCTGACATGAAGGGGCTCGGCGGCACGGTCAAGAAGGAGCGCTCGAAGGACCTCTCGGCACGCAAGGCGGAGATCGTCGGGGCGGTCCACGAAGACCTGCTGGGCACCCGACGTGAGGTCATGGCCGTCGAACCAGGCACGGGGGACTCGATCCAGGCCTACGACGACGCCTACCACCGGATCGTCGTCCCGGGCGAACTGACCGGGGACCGCTCACTCGGCGAGCGCTTCGAGGTCACGATCACGGATCACAACACCTTCTACGCCTTCGGCGAGCCGGTCTAG
- the deoC gene encoding deoxyribose-phosphate aldolase: MNQDELAGHIDHTVLGPETTKADVRQVIEEAEAWGMNVCIPPCYVAEARDLAEAETTIATVIGFPHGQHDPAIKREEAVRAVEAGADELDVVLNVGRLQAGETQAVTAELAAIVEAVAVPVKVIVEAPLLSEAEKHAAGEAAVAADVDFLKTATGFADGGATVEDVELLAEYRPVKASGGIGSYEAAMAMLEAGAERIGASSGVEILSGAPE; this comes from the coding sequence ATGAACCAGGACGAACTCGCGGGACACATCGATCATACGGTTCTCGGCCCGGAGACGACTAAAGCCGACGTGCGCCAGGTAATCGAGGAAGCCGAAGCGTGGGGCATGAACGTCTGTATTCCGCCGTGTTACGTGGCCGAAGCCCGCGACCTGGCCGAAGCGGAGACGACCATCGCCACCGTGATCGGCTTCCCACACGGCCAGCACGACCCGGCGATCAAACGCGAGGAGGCAGTCCGAGCCGTCGAGGCGGGCGCTGACGAACTCGACGTGGTCCTCAACGTCGGGCGGCTCCAGGCGGGCGAGACCCAGGCCGTCACGGCTGAACTGGCTGCGATCGTCGAGGCGGTGGCCGTCCCGGTCAAAGTCATCGTCGAGGCGCCGCTGCTCTCCGAAGCGGAGAAACACGCCGCCGGCGAGGCCGCCGTGGCTGCCGACGTGGACTTCCTGAAGACCGCGACCGGCTTTGCGGATGGCGGGGCCACGGTCGAAGACGTCGAACTCCTGGCCGAGTACCGACCGGTTAAAGCGAGCGGCGGCATCGGGAGCTACGAGGCGGCGATGGCGATGCTCGAGGCCGGGGCCGAGCGCATCGGGGCGAGTTCGGGGGTCGAGATTCTGTCGGGCGCGCCCGAGTAG
- a CDS encoding ribose 1,5-bisphosphate isomerase, protein MAPMPIEEVEETAEAIETMEIRGAATIAGAAAAALESQAAASEATDPEAFEAELRAAARTLYQTRPTAVSLPNALRFVLQDLEGATVEELRETVLTRTRKFRADLEHAQERLGRIGANRLRDGDVIMTHCHSTDALATVEHAVDAGKDIEAIVKETRPRNQGHITAQRLRELGVPVTLIVDSAAHRYLNDVDHVLVGADSIAADGSVINKIGTSGLAVNARDRGTPIVVAAQTIKLHPGTLTGHTVEIEMRAESEVISKADREKIGEITVKNPAFDVTPPRHVDAIITERGQYPPESIVSLMRELYGDVDEEPWAEPN, encoded by the coding sequence ATGGCACCTATGCCCATCGAGGAGGTCGAGGAGACCGCCGAGGCCATCGAGACCATGGAGATCCGTGGGGCAGCCACCATCGCCGGGGCGGCCGCAGCGGCCCTGGAGAGTCAGGCCGCGGCGAGCGAGGCCACCGACCCCGAGGCTTTCGAGGCCGAGCTCCGGGCGGCCGCCCGGACCCTCTATCAGACCCGGCCGACGGCGGTGAGCCTACCGAACGCGCTGCGATTCGTCCTCCAGGACCTCGAGGGGGCGACCGTCGAGGAGCTTCGGGAGACCGTCCTGACCCGGACCCGGAAGTTCCGTGCGGATCTGGAACACGCCCAGGAGCGACTGGGCCGGATCGGCGCGAACCGGCTGCGGGACGGTGACGTCATCATGACCCACTGTCACTCCACCGACGCGTTGGCGACGGTGGAGCACGCCGTCGACGCCGGGAAAGACATCGAGGCCATCGTGAAGGAGACACGCCCACGAAACCAGGGGCACATCACGGCCCAGCGGCTCCGCGAACTCGGCGTCCCGGTGACGTTGATCGTCGACAGCGCCGCCCATCGGTATCTCAACGACGTCGATCACGTCCTCGTCGGAGCCGACAGCATCGCCGCGGATGGCTCGGTGATCAACAAGATCGGCACCAGCGGGCTGGCGGTCAACGCCCGTGATCGGGGCACGCCTATCGTGGTCGCAGCCCAGACGATCAAGCTCCATCCCGGCACGCTCACGGGCCATACAGTCGAGATCGAGATGCGTGCGGAAAGCGAGGTCATCTCCAAGGCGGACCGCGAGAAAATCGGGGAGATCACCGTAAAGAACCCGGCCTTCGACGTCACGCCGCCCCGGCACGTCGACGCGATCATCACCGAACGGGGCCAGTACCCACCCGAAAGCATCGTCTCGCTCATGCGGGAACTCTACGGTGACGTGGACGAGGAGCCCTGGGCGGAGCCGAACTGA
- a CDS encoding DUF63 family protein, with the protein MLLPTGSTLPPLPYLVGLAAALLVVSAWLYRRDVALQTRTVLALAPWMVLGSALYVCYQIGAAPAALAPLCSSPTVYASTAVLAGLVWALASRFEATDRWLAGTGVVLSLFPIGVAIAVALDAESFSPGWSILGAVLAGLLALLIWYVLGQYQPETTAILGPAGGVAVFAHVLDGISTTIGIDVLQFGEQTPLSAALIELGAALPTAPYIGTGWVFALVKIALGVAVVWFIADLVRDDPPLGNGLLLVITAVGLGPATHNLILFAVAGPAGV; encoded by the coding sequence ATGTTGCTACCGACCGGGTCGACGCTGCCGCCGCTCCCCTATCTGGTGGGGCTGGCGGCCGCGTTGCTGGTGGTGAGTGCCTGGTTGTACCGCCGGGACGTGGCACTGCAGACCCGCACCGTGCTGGCGCTCGCGCCGTGGATGGTACTGGGGTCGGCCCTGTACGTCTGCTATCAGATCGGAGCCGCCCCGGCCGCGCTCGCGCCGCTTTGCAGTTCGCCCACGGTCTATGCCTCGACGGCGGTGCTCGCCGGCCTGGTCTGGGCGCTCGCGAGTCGGTTCGAGGCCACCGACCGCTGGCTGGCCGGCACCGGTGTGGTCCTCTCGCTTTTCCCCATCGGCGTTGCCATCGCCGTCGCGCTGGACGCTGAGTCGTTCAGCCCCGGGTGGTCGATCCTCGGCGCGGTGCTCGCCGGCCTGCTGGCGCTTCTCATCTGGTATGTGCTGGGTCAGTACCAGCCGGAAACGACAGCCATTCTCGGCCCAGCCGGTGGGGTGGCAGTCTTCGCGCACGTCCTGGACGGCATTTCCACGACGATCGGAATCGACGTGTTACAGTTCGGCGAGCAGACCCCCCTCTCGGCGGCGCTCATCGAACTCGGGGCCGCGCTCCCGACCGCGCCCTACATCGGCACTGGCTGGGTGTTCGCCCTGGTGAAGATCGCGCTGGGCGTGGCCGTCGTCTGGTTCATTGCCGATCTGGTCCGGGACGACCCGCCGCTGGGGAACGGGCTACTCCTGGTGATTACGGCCGTGGGACTGGGGCCCGCAACACACAACCTCATTCTCTTCGCCGTCGCCGGGCCCGCCGGGGTTTAA
- a CDS encoding carbohydrate kinase family protein, with protein MGRIIAAGHLNWDVTLRVTALPDPDGEAQITEQHRAGGGSAANVASALAGFGLAAGLIGSVGTDQHGRMATRELRTQGVDTDSVVTVEGETTVKYIVVDEAGEVMVLANDGVNEAIGPEAVEPAMVEGADHVHLTGQRPDTAAALIEVANAAGLTVSFDPGRRIEQRAFEPLLDQVDVLLLNEREATAVFPAASGPPIERAASPDRVIVVKRGADGASVYTGDETHHHPGFAVEAVDTTGAGDAFAAGFLAATVGGESFGRPGSGAEPDYERALAVANGSGALTVQAAGARSAPSRVALAAFLAERTV; from the coding sequence ATGGGTCGGATCATCGCCGCCGGGCACCTCAACTGGGATGTCACCCTGCGAGTGACGGCCCTCCCGGACCCTGATGGAGAGGCCCAGATCACCGAGCAGCACCGGGCCGGGGGCGGCAGCGCGGCCAACGTCGCCAGCGCGCTCGCCGGCTTCGGCCTGGCGGCCGGCCTGATCGGGAGTGTTGGCACCGACCAACACGGCCGGATGGCGACCCGCGAACTCAGAACCCAGGGGGTAGACACCGACAGCGTCGTCACTGTCGAGGGCGAGACGACGGTCAAGTACATCGTCGTGGACGAGGCCGGCGAGGTCATGGTCCTGGCAAACGACGGCGTAAACGAGGCCATCGGACCCGAGGCCGTCGAGCCGGCGATGGTCGAGGGGGCCGATCACGTCCATCTCACCGGCCAGCGACCGGATACAGCGGCGGCGCTCATCGAAGTCGCGAACGCGGCCGGGCTCACGGTAAGCTTCGATCCCGGCCGGCGGATCGAGCAACGGGCCTTCGAGCCACTCCTGGACCAGGTGGACGTCCTCCTCCTCAACGAGCGGGAGGCAACCGCCGTGTTTCCCGCCGCGTCCGGGCCCCCGATCGAGCGGGCGGCCAGCCCCGACCGGGTCATCGTCGTCAAGCGTGGCGCGGACGGCGCGAGTGTGTACACGGGAGACGAGACCCACCATCACCCGGGGTTCGCCGTCGAGGCCGTGGACACCACCGGAGCGGGGGACGCCTTCGCGGCGGGATTCCTGGCGGCCACGGTCGGCGGGGAGTCCTTCGGGCGGCCAGGAAGCGGCGCCGAACCCGATTACGAGCGGGCGCTCGCGGTCGCGAACGGAAGCGGCGCGCTCACGGTTCAGGCGGCGGGGGCCCGGTCGGCACCCAGTCGGGTTGCACTCGCGGCCTTCCTCGCCGAACGGACCGTCTAA
- a CDS encoding nucleoside phosphorylase → MGNQPHIQVAAGEVNEIALLPGDPGRVDRIAAQCTDATTVAQNREYKVVNATYEGVDLTIVSTGIGSPSAAIAVEELERVGVETVIRVGTTGALQADMEIGDMVVATGATKDEGTSKRYESVANPAVPDYDVVSALVEAAEANDEAVHVGPIATDDAFYAETDAVVADWEAAGLLAVEMEAAAIFTLARRKGMDAGAICTVDGNLVSGSQKGEGEEELPPKAKDNVERAIGLALSAATSLAD, encoded by the coding sequence ATGGGCAACCAGCCACACATCCAGGTCGCTGCCGGGGAGGTAAACGAGATCGCGCTGCTCCCGGGTGATCCGGGCCGCGTCGATCGCATCGCCGCCCAGTGTACCGACGCGACGACCGTGGCCCAAAATCGGGAGTACAAGGTCGTCAACGCCACCTACGAGGGCGTCGACCTGACCATCGTCTCGACCGGAATCGGCTCGCCCTCCGCGGCCATCGCCGTCGAGGAACTCGAACGCGTGGGCGTCGAGACGGTGATCCGGGTCGGCACCACCGGGGCCCTCCAGGCCGACATGGAGATCGGCGACATGGTCGTCGCGACCGGGGCCACCAAGGACGAAGGGACCTCGAAGCGCTACGAGAGCGTGGCGAACCCCGCCGTCCCGGATTATGACGTGGTCTCGGCGCTGGTCGAGGCCGCCGAGGCAAACGACGAGGCCGTCCACGTCGGCCCGATCGCGACCGACGACGCCTTTTACGCCGAAACCGACGCCGTCGTCGCCGACTGGGAGGCCGCCGGCCTCCTGGCCGTCGAGATGGAGGCCGCGGCGATCTTCACGCTCGCCCGGCGCAAGGGGATGGACGCCGGCGCGATCTGTACCGTCGACGGCAATCTCGTCTCCGGGAGCCAGAAGGGCGAGGGCGAGGAAGAACTCCCGCCAAAAGCAAAGGACAACGTCGAGCGAGCCATCGGTCTGGCACTGTCCGCGGCGACGTCCCTGGCCGACTGA
- a CDS encoding ubiquitin-like small modifier protein 1 — protein MEWKLFADLAETAGEKRVAVDPAPEPTVEDALEALFESHPALRDRVLADGEVADHVNLLLNGESVTDRESGLGTQVESGDELALFPPVSGG, from the coding sequence ATGGAGTGGAAGCTCTTTGCCGACCTCGCCGAGACGGCCGGCGAGAAGCGGGTCGCCGTCGATCCGGCCCCCGAACCGACCGTCGAGGACGCCCTGGAGGCGCTCTTCGAGTCCCATCCGGCGCTCCGGGACCGCGTGCTGGCCGACGGCGAGGTGGCCGATCACGTCAACCTGTTGCTGAACGGCGAGTCCGTGACCGACCGCGAGTCGGGACTGGGGACCCAGGTCGAGTCGGGGGACGAACTCGCGCTGTTCCCGCCGGTCAGCGGCGGGTAG
- a CDS encoding GNAT family N-acetyltransferase: protein MRIRPARETDQDAIAAFTQDTWEQYEGGDYINHIFPKWATQTGPDQQTFVAEADGTPIGLIRAVLLSGHEAWFQGLRVDPAHRGSGVGEALTDRAFEWAREAGATVGRAMVFSWNVMGLGLTRAAGFDSGVEFRWGHPEPDPEAEVDGTVRRDPKAAWTYWQHARERDTLDGLGLDSEVPWALSEVTLGDFQWAGETESVLSIDRDGVVAATYRARVIEREAGDQSATWAEYGLAAWEDLPAAGDLLAAISRDAAMVGADRVRVLLPETPRVVGDAAAHRIELADNPDFVVRVDLTGRPTRR, encoded by the coding sequence ATGAGGATTCGCCCCGCCCGCGAGACGGACCAGGACGCCATCGCGGCGTTCACCCAGGACACCTGGGAGCAGTACGAGGGCGGGGATTACATCAACCACATTTTCCCGAAGTGGGCCACCCAGACGGGGCCGGACCAGCAGACCTTCGTCGCCGAAGCGGATGGCACGCCGATCGGCCTGATTCGCGCGGTCCTGCTCTCCGGTCACGAGGCCTGGTTTCAGGGGCTGCGCGTCGATCCGGCCCATCGTGGCTCCGGCGTCGGCGAGGCCCTGACCGACCGGGCTTTCGAGTGGGCGCGTGAGGCCGGTGCGACCGTCGGGCGGGCGATGGTGTTCTCCTGGAACGTGATGGGCCTGGGGCTCACCCGGGCCGCGGGCTTCGATTCGGGCGTAGAGTTCCGGTGGGGCCACCCGGAACCCGACCCCGAGGCCGAGGTCGATGGGACGGTGCGTCGGGACCCGAAGGCGGCCTGGACCTATTGGCAACACGCCCGGGAGCGGGACACGCTTGATGGCCTGGGGCTGGACAGCGAGGTCCCGTGGGCGCTCTCGGAGGTGACCCTGGGCGACTTTCAGTGGGCTGGGGAGACCGAATCGGTGCTTTCGATCGACCGGGACGGGGTCGTCGCCGCGACCTACCGGGCCCGTGTCATCGAGCGTGAGGCGGGTGATCAATCAGCGACCTGGGCGGAGTACGGCCTCGCGGCCTGGGAGGACCTGCCTGCGGCTGGGGATCTCCTGGCTGCGATCTCGCGTGATGCAGCGATGGTCGGTGCTGACCGGGTTCGTGTATTGCTCCCCGAGACGCCTCGCGTGGTCGGGGACGCCGCGGCGCACCGGATCGAACTGGCCGATAATCCCGATTTCGTGGTTCGGGTCGATCTGACCGGGCGACCTACCCGCCGCTGA
- the gatD gene encoding Glu-tRNA(Gln) amidotransferase subunit GatD translates to MNPGDRVRVERAGQEHEGIVMPSSTGTHLVVKLESGYNVGVDRAAATVEVLEADVYDVAESDTEETSTVEFDDDLPTISLLTTGGTIASTVDYRTGAVTAQFDAEDVLRAVPELAGMANYRGRVVRNILSENMTPAVWQDLAAVIEAEIEAGADGIVVMHGTDTMQYTASAISFMLDSPVPIVFTGSQRSADRPSSDNVVNVVGAVRAAKADAAEVMIAMHATESDDRVALHRGTRARKNHTSRRNAFETVGGEPLGHVDYETGAVTFDGAYRERGEQDLSVTSGLETEVELVKFTPGMDQTCLSMVREKEGVVIEGTGLGHVHTDMIEQIEELTDRGTTVVMTSQCLEGRVCDRVYDTGRDLLEAGVIEGEDMLPGTALVKLMWVLANRADVESAMQTSLAGELTDRSVPWT, encoded by the coding sequence ATGAACCCAGGGGATCGCGTCCGCGTCGAGCGGGCCGGACAGGAACACGAGGGTATCGTGATGCCCTCCTCGACGGGGACACATCTCGTCGTCAAGCTCGAAAGCGGGTACAACGTCGGTGTGGATCGGGCGGCAGCCACAGTCGAGGTCCTCGAAGCAGACGTCTATGATGTCGCCGAGTCGGATACCGAGGAGACCTCCACTGTCGAGTTCGACGACGACTTGCCGACAATCTCGCTTTTGACCACCGGCGGGACCATCGCCTCGACGGTCGACTATCGGACCGGGGCGGTCACCGCGCAGTTCGACGCCGAGGACGTGCTCCGGGCCGTCCCCGAACTGGCGGGCATGGCGAACTACCGCGGCCGGGTCGTGCGCAACATCCTCTCGGAGAACATGACGCCGGCGGTCTGGCAGGACCTGGCGGCCGTAATCGAGGCCGAAATCGAGGCCGGGGCCGACGGCATCGTCGTGATGCACGGCACGGACACCATGCAGTACACGGCCAGCGCGATCTCCTTCATGCTCGACAGTCCCGTGCCGATCGTCTTCACGGGGAGCCAGCGCTCGGCCGACCGGCCCTCCTCTGACAACGTGGTCAACGTCGTCGGGGCGGTTCGGGCGGCCAAGGCAGACGCCGCGGAGGTCATGATCGCGATGCACGCCACCGAGTCGGACGACCGGGTCGCGCTGCATCGGGGGACCCGCGCCCGGAAGAATCACACCTCCCGGCGGAACGCCTTCGAGACGGTGGGTGGCGAGCCACTGGGACACGTGGACTACGAGACCGGCGCGGTGACCTTCGACGGCGCGTATCGCGAGCGTGGCGAACAGGACCTCTCGGTCACAAGCGGGCTGGAGACCGAGGTCGAACTCGTGAAGTTCACCCCGGGAATGGATCAGACCTGCCTGTCCATGGTCCGCGAGAAGGAGGGCGTGGTGATCGAGGGTACCGGGCTGGGCCACGTCCACACCGACATGATCGAGCAGATCGAGGAACTGACCGACCGGGGGACGACCGTCGTCATGACCAGTCAGTGTCTCGAAGGCCGGGTCTGTGACCGGGTGTACGACACCGGTCGGGACCTCCTGGAGGCGGGGGTCATCGAGGGCGAGGACATGCTCCCGGGAACGGCCCTCGTGAAGCTCATGTGGGTCCTCGCGAACCGGGCCGACGTGGAAAGTGCGATGCAGACCTCGCTTGCGGGCGAACTGACCGACCGATCGGTCCCCTGGACATGA
- a CDS encoding ArsR family transcriptional regulator, translating to MDSGALLDLLGNENRRRILRLLARKPSYVTEISDYLDVSPKAVIDHLRRLDEAGLVESHVDDRRRKYFHIAQNLRLEVQVSPYDFGAKSAYPASADLDLGRCSHLQVTTEFDEATDVGDLAASLDDLRALERELSMAQRWVQGRLTEVQAELSRTIDGENGGHLNAEVLGALAGGTRSTAALAREVEIPEQLVETVLSRLVGEGVVEQVGRKWRIRRDRE from the coding sequence ATGGACTCCGGGGCGCTCCTCGATCTGCTTGGCAACGAGAACCGCCGGCGGATCCTGCGGCTCCTCGCTCGCAAGCCCAGTTACGTCACGGAGATCAGCGATTATCTCGACGTGAGTCCGAAAGCAGTTATCGACCATCTGCGCCGCCTGGACGAGGCCGGTCTGGTCGAGAGCCACGTCGATGACCGGCGGCGGAAGTACTTCCACATCGCCCAGAACCTCCGCCTTGAGGTCCAGGTCTCGCCCTACGATTTCGGGGCCAAAAGCGCGTATCCGGCCAGCGCGGATCTGGACCTGGGCCGGTGTTCGCACCTTCAGGTTACGACCGAGTTCGACGAAGCCACGGACGTGGGCGATCTGGCCGCGAGCCTGGATGACCTGCGGGCACTCGAACGGGAACTCTCGATGGCCCAGCGGTGGGTTCAGGGCCGACTCACGGAGGTGCAGGCCGAACTCTCCCGGACGATCGACGGGGAGAACGGTGGCCATCTGAACGCGGAAGTCCTCGGCGCGCTGGCCGGGGGGACCCGTTCCACGGCCGCCCTGGCCCGTGAGGTCGAGATCCCCGAACAACTGGTCGAGACGGTACTTTCACGGCTCGTAGGGGAGGGCGTCGTCGAGCAGGTGGGTCGGAAGTGGCGGATCCGCCGCGACCGGGAGTAG
- a CDS encoding DUF5802 family protein, which yields MFAPFSSGYYLGRLYVEPAPGTEAVLHEAQHESVNRELYATGDGVERLDHPLIMKLENNHFAVHPDRTIPEGALAVPESILESTTVEHPPELREVLLAKADHARRLVDFGAV from the coding sequence ATGTTCGCACCGTTCTCGAGCGGGTATTACCTCGGTCGGCTCTACGTGGAGCCGGCACCGGGCACGGAGGCCGTCCTGCACGAAGCCCAGCACGAGAGCGTCAATCGGGAGCTCTACGCCACGGGGGACGGGGTCGAGCGACTCGACCACCCGCTGATCATGAAACTCGAGAACAACCACTTCGCCGTGCATCCGGACCGGACGATTCCGGAAGGGGCCCTCGCCGTGCCCGAGTCCATCCTCGAATCGACGACCGTCGAGCACCCGCCGGAGCTCCGTGAAGTGCTGCTCGCGAAGGCCGACCACGCCAGGCGGTTGGTCGACTTCGGGGCGGTCTGA
- the msrB gene encoding peptide-methionine (R)-S-oxide reductase MsrB gives MDTPETPPEERTEAEWREVLTDAEYQILREQGTEPKFSGDLLDVDEPGVFRCAGCDTVLFESEHKFDSNSGWPSFYDVAAAGNIETAVDTSHGMERIEVRCGTCGGHLGHVFDDGPEPTGKRYCINSVALEFDPDEIGETDP, from the coding sequence ATGGATACCCCCGAGACACCACCGGAAGAGCGCACCGAAGCCGAGTGGCGCGAGGTCCTGACCGACGCCGAGTACCAGATCCTCCGGGAACAGGGCACCGAACCGAAGTTCAGCGGCGACCTGCTCGATGTCGACGAGCCAGGGGTCTTCCGGTGTGCCGGGTGTGACACCGTGCTCTTCGAGAGCGAGCACAAGTTCGACTCGAACTCCGGATGGCCGAGTTTCTACGACGTGGCCGCCGCGGGCAACATCGAGACAGCGGTTGACACCAGCCACGGCATGGAGCGAATCGAAGTCCGCTGTGGGACCTGTGGCGGGCATCTGGGCCACGTTTTCGATGACGGGCCGGAACCGACCGGGAAACGGTACTGCATCAACTCGGTGGCACTCGAATTCGACCCGGACGAAATCGGCGAGACCGATCCCTGA
- a CDS encoding transcriptional regulator → MTRSALIDNITAMLSDAGFTVSDRCSTRPKSFDLAARRDEDLLLVKILGNIDAFDGPTGREMRRLGTYLRGTPMVIGLRTRDEDLDPGVVYFRHGVPVLNPDTAMDLFVHGVPPLIYAAPGGLYVNIDGDILADKREERGWSLGRLATELGVSRRTVSKYEDGMNASVEVAAQLEELFEQELTSPVSVLDGAEDIRDAEPTPEDPDVDPADRPIVAMLTRVGFDVHPTVRAPFKAVSEDRDGTAPVLTGHSAFTDAAVKRARIMGSLRQVIHTRSVYFVDEAESESIEGTAIIERDEAEEVEDATEFRDLIAARGGSPEP, encoded by the coding sequence ATGACTCGATCGGCGCTCATCGACAACATCACCGCGATGCTATCCGACGCGGGGTTCACGGTGAGCGACCGGTGCTCGACGCGCCCGAAGAGCTTCGACCTGGCTGCGAGACGCGACGAGGACCTCCTCCTGGTGAAGATCCTGGGGAACATCGACGCCTTTGATGGACCGACCGGTCGGGAGATGCGCCGTCTGGGCACGTACCTCCGTGGAACCCCGATGGTCATCGGCCTGCGCACCCGCGACGAGGACCTCGATCCCGGGGTTGTCTACTTCAGACACGGCGTGCCGGTGCTCAATCCCGACACCGCGATGGACCTGTTCGTGCACGGGGTGCCGCCGCTGATCTACGCTGCCCCGGGCGGGCTCTACGTGAACATCGACGGGGACATTCTGGCGGACAAGCGCGAGGAGCGTGGCTGGAGTCTGGGACGGCTGGCGACCGAACTGGGCGTCTCTCGACGGACGGTCTCGAAGTACGAGGACGGCATGAACGCGAGCGTGGAGGTCGCCGCCCAGCTGGAGGAGCTCTTCGAGCAGGAGCTCACCAGCCCCGTCTCCGTGCTCGACGGCGCCGAGGACATCCGCGATGCGGAACCCACCCCGGAGGACCCGGACGTGGACCCGGCGGACCGCCCCATCGTCGCGATGCTCACCCGGGTCGGGTTCGACGTCCATCCCACCGTTCGCGCCCCGTTCAAGGCCGTGAGCGAGGACCGGGATGGCACGGCCCCGGTGCTGACCGGCCACTCGGCGTTCACCGACGCGGCGGTCAAACGCGCCCGGATCATGGGCTCGCTACGACAGGTCATCCACACCCGGTCGGTCTACTTCGTCGACGAGGCGGAGTCCGAATCGATCGAGGGCACCGCGATTATCGAGCGGGACGAAGCCGAGGAAGTCGAGGACGCGACGGAGTTCCGCGATCTGATTGCGGCCCGTGGCGGTTCGCCGGAGCCGTAG